CCGTCCTTTTTCAGCAGGCGCAGGCACCTGCGCAGGGGCACCTCGCCGTGGCCCACGATGGCGCCGCGCAGTCGGTTTCCCGCCCTGGTGGGGAACCAGCCCTCGCCGGGGTCCGGGGTGTCGCCAGATTTCCAGTGGAAGTCCTTGGCATGGGCGTGGAAGGTGTAGGGCGCGAGCAGGCCGGCGGCGGCGGCGGGGTCCTCGTCCACGCACATGAAATTGCCCAGGTCCATGAGCAGGCCGAAGTTGGCGTGGTTCACCGCGCAAATCAGCCGCTCCACGCGCTCGCTGTCCTGGCAGAAATAGCCGTGGTTCTCGACCATGGTGCGGATGCCCAGCAGGGCGGCGTACTCCGTGACGGCGCGGCAGCCTTTGGCGATGCGGGGCAGCGCGGCGGCGAAACTGCGCGGGCCCGCGTAGGCCTCGGAAAAACCCCATGCCGCGTCATGGCGCATGCCCGGGGCGCCCAGCGCCTCCGCAATCCGCACCTCGCCGCGCACCCGCTCGATCTCGGCGTCCAGGTCTCCGCCGCTGCCGTGGAGGAAATCGGCGGCGACAGTGTAGTTCGCCACGGGCAGGCCCGCCGCCGCGCAGGCACCGCGCACCCGCCCGGCGTAGACCCCGACCGGCACCCCCTCGGGCGGGCGCAGCCCGGCAAACTCGATGACCTCGAAGCCCATTTCGGCGGCCTTTTCAATCACCTCGAACTCGGTCATTGCGCCCGAATCCATCAGCCGCGAAAAACTGTAGGAACTCACGCCGATTTTCATGGCACACGCTCCGCGTTAAAACCGCCGGACTTTGACAAATTTGCCCGACTCGCCGGATTTCAAAACCGCCTCACACAACGCCACCGCGTCCCGGCCCACCTCGCCCGGCGTGGGCGTGGGCGCCTTCCCAAGGATTGCGCGGACAAAGGCCTGCTGGCTGTTGGGCGGTTTCGGCGGCAGTTTCGCCGCGCGGACGCGGACGGGCTTTCCCGGACGCCCCGGCGTGATGAGCTCCAGCGTCATGCCGTCGTTGAAACCCATGCGCAGGGTGCCCTTTTCCCCGTAGACCTCGAGCAGCCCGCCGCCGCAGGGGATGGTCCAGCTCAACTCCAGCACGCCCGTGGCGCCGCTCTCGAAACGCATCAGGGCCGCCGCGTTGTCCGGCACGTCAATGTGCGCCAGGCGGCGGCTGGTCATGGCGGCGATTTCCGTCACCGGTCCGGCGGCCCAGTGCATCAACTCCGCCATGTGCACGCCGATGTCCAGGACAATGCCGCCGTTCCACACCTTCTGCACAAACCAAGTCGCGCCGGGGGACCAGCCCACGTCCGGGGTCGAGTCGTGGGTGCGCAGGCACCGGAAATGGACCACGCGCCCGATGTCCCCGCGCCGGACCGACTCGGCCAGGGCGATGAAGGCCGGCCAATAGTGGAGGGTGTGGTTGATTTGGAGAATTTTGCCCGCATTCCGCGCCGCGGACACCATCTTGTCCGCCGCCGCCGCGGTGGGCGCCAT
The genomic region above belongs to Candidatus Hydrogenedentota bacterium and contains:
- a CDS encoding sugar phosphate isomerase/epimerase — its product is MKIGVSSYSFSRLMDSGAMTEFEVIEKAAEMGFEVIEFAGLRPPEGVPVGVYAGRVRGACAAAGLPVANYTVAADFLHGSGGDLDAEIERVRGEVRIAEALGAPGMRHDAAWGFSEAYAGPRSFAAALPRIAKGCRAVTEYAALLGIRTMVENHGYFCQDSERVERLICAVNHANFGLLMDLGNFMCVDEDPAAAAGLLAPYTFHAHAKDFHWKSGDTPDPGEGWFPTRAGNRLRGAIVGHGEVPLRRCLRLLKKDGFDGVLSLEFEGIEEPLSGIALGLENLRRAVAES
- a CDS encoding Gfo/Idh/MocA family oxidoreductase encodes the protein MAGALKIGVLGCGKIAHEDHVPGLLGAKGVKIAALCDPLPEQMEALSAKFGLDAAKFTDLAAFLASGLDAVVICTPNRLHPDQTLAALKAGLHVLCEKPMAPTAAAADKMVSAARNAGKILQINHTLHYWPAFIALAESVRRGDIGRVVHFRCLRTHDSTPDVGWSPGATWFVQKVWNGGIVLDIGVHMAELMHWAAGPVTEIAAMTSRRLAHIDVPDNAAALMRFESGATGVLELSWTIPCGGGLLEVYGEKGTLRMGFNDGMTLELITPGRPGKPVRVRAAKLPPKPPNSQQAFVRAILGKAPTPTPGEVGRDAVALCEAVLKSGESGKFVKVRRF